A region from the Acyrthosiphon pisum isolate AL4f chromosome A1, pea_aphid_22Mar2018_4r6ur, whole genome shotgun sequence genome encodes:
- the LOC100163782 gene encoding fibroblast growth factor receptor 1 isoform X2, protein MINNCVVDGMAERTTVSVPTRSVTGSNFDTGCFSLWAEEDANEDAGFNNIWKFGIFTAIIIAIIILIIVLIKLFLNQQQLINKWEFPIENLTFGKCLGEGAFGVAVMATAIGLINKNVETKVAVKMLKDDHRNYEDILDFKSEIDFMKKMGNHNNITTILGSYEQDGSPCAIIEFASKGNILNFLNSMNPRASEKELLLYANQVAQGMEYMHDKNLIHRDLAGRNILVTEKHNKIIMKIADFGLARDIGKEGYYIEDRHALNPRWIAPESVNDNIFTFKSDVWTYGVLLWEIFTYGKAPDYIPLSHLSAGKRLDQPLDCSAVIYMIMLSCWDIIPEKRPTFQELVKRIEQILSSSREYLKLVW, encoded by the exons atgataaataattgtgtgGTGGACGGAATGGCCGAACGGACTACAGTGTCAGTTCCGACGCGTAGCGTCACCGGTTCGAATTTCGACACGGGATGCTTTTCTCTCTGGGCAG AAGAAGATGCGAATGAAGATGCGGGCTTCAACAATATATGGAAATTTGGAATTTTCACCgcaataataattgcaataattattttaattattgtactcaTAAAGTTATTCTTAAACCAG caGCAGCTAATTAATAAATGGGAATTTCCCATTGAAAATTTAACGTTTGGAAAATGCCTTGGAGAAGGCGCCTTTGGTGTTGCCGTAATGGCAACAGCAAttggattaataaataaaaatgttgaaaccaAAGTtgctgttaaaatgttaaaag ATGATCATCGTAATTATGAAGATATATTGGATTTTAAGTCGGAAATCGATTTCATGAAAAAAATGGggaaccataataatatcactacCATATTGGGCAGTTACGAACAAGACGGATCCCCGTGTGCCATTATTGAATTCGCTTCCAAAGGTAACATCTTGaattttttgaattcaatgaaccCACGAGCTTCTGAAAAAGAATTACTATTATACGCCAATCAAGTGGCACAAGGGATGGAGTATATGCACGACAAAAAT CTTATCCATAGAGACCTAGCTGGTAGAAATATCTTAGTAACCGAAAaacataataagataataatgaaaattgctGATTTCGGACTAGCAAGGGATATTGGAAAGGAAGGTTACTATATAGAAGATCGGCATGCATTAAATCCACGTTGGATAGCCCCTGAATCAGTTAACGACAATATATTCACATTCAAATCCGATGT ttggacATACGGAGTATTATTATGGGAGATTTTCACATATGGAAAGGCACCTGATTATATTCCCCTCAGCCACTTATCAGCAGGAAAGCGATTGGACCAACCACTTGACTGTTCTGCCGTAAT TTACATGATTATGTTAAGTTGTTGGGATATTATACCGGAAAAAAGACCGACATTCCAAGAACTGGTGAAGAGGATCGAACAGATACTGTCATCCAGTCGAGAATATTTGAAACTAGTATGGTGA